A genomic stretch from Halobellus sp. LT62 includes:
- a CDS encoding translation initiation factor IF-2 subunit beta — MNYADSLDRALEALPERNEEQSRLSIPDPQGETDGAFTRLTNLGDIADALGRDVEHVHRNVQRELGTNGQLDDDRARYNGSFSVADFEAAIDEYVAEYVTCTECGLPDTRLVTEDGVDMLRCEACGAFRPVAKRAAKTQTQSGPAVEEGQTYELEITGTGRKGDGVAEKGKFTIFISGAQEGQTVRAIVERTSGTLAFGRVV, encoded by the coding sequence ATGAACTACGCAGACTCTCTCGACAGGGCGCTTGAGGCCCTTCCGGAGCGGAACGAGGAGCAGTCACGGCTCAGCATCCCCGATCCTCAAGGCGAGACGGACGGCGCGTTCACCCGGCTGACGAACCTCGGTGACATCGCCGACGCGCTCGGTCGCGACGTCGAACACGTCCACCGGAACGTCCAGCGCGAACTCGGGACGAACGGCCAGCTCGACGACGACCGCGCGCGCTACAACGGCTCGTTCAGCGTCGCGGACTTCGAGGCCGCCATCGACGAGTACGTCGCCGAGTACGTCACCTGCACGGAGTGCGGCCTGCCGGACACCCGACTGGTCACCGAGGACGGCGTGGATATGCTCCGCTGTGAGGCCTGCGGTGCGTTCCGCCCGGTCGCAAAGCGCGCCGCGAAGACGCAGACCCAGTCCGGTCCGGCCGTCGAAGAGGGCCAGACCTACGAACTGGAGATCACCGGCACGGGTCGCAAGGGCGACGGCGTCGCCGAGAAAGGCAAGTTCACCATCTTCATCTCCGGCGCGCAAGAGGGCCAAACCGTCCGTGCGATCGTCGAACGGACCAGCGGGACGCTGGCGTTCGGCCGCGTCGTCTGA
- a CDS encoding deoxyhypusine synthase, translating into MTDDHEHGADGDEPGGDEGASGTDDGTRGADGEADASDEHSPHREEFHEAPIGHTRVRAGMTVGELAEEYGKAGIGAASVDSAVDVYAEMLADDDVTNLFGLAGAMVPAGMRQIVVDLIRDGHIDALVTTGANLTHDAIEAIGGKHHHGRVEPHDPHPAAPDAEPTGETPRDHDESLRDEGVDRIYNVYLPQEHFALFESHLRENVFPNVERRVSIQEFTEELGRANAEQNRERDVDEDAGIAAAAYENDVPIYCPAIQDSVLGIQAWVYSQTSEFGLDALGDMTHLSDLAFDAEKAGAMVVGGGVPKNYVLQTMLTIPGAYDYAVQLTMDPDHTGGLSGATLDEARSWGKLEKSARNVTVVGDATVTLPLVVAAARERAGEPPE; encoded by the coding sequence ATGACCGACGACCACGAGCACGGAGCCGACGGCGACGAACCCGGAGGCGACGAGGGTGCGAGCGGAACCGATGACGGTACGCGCGGAGCAGACGGCGAGGCCGACGCGAGCGACGAGCACTCGCCGCACCGCGAGGAGTTCCACGAGGCACCGATCGGCCACACGCGGGTTCGCGCCGGGATGACCGTCGGCGAACTGGCCGAGGAGTACGGCAAGGCGGGCATCGGCGCGGCGAGCGTCGACAGCGCCGTCGACGTCTACGCGGAGATGCTCGCAGACGACGACGTGACGAACCTCTTCGGGCTCGCGGGCGCGATGGTCCCCGCTGGAATGAGACAGATCGTCGTCGACCTCATTCGCGACGGCCACATCGACGCCCTCGTGACGACCGGCGCGAACCTGACGCACGACGCCATCGAGGCGATCGGCGGCAAGCACCACCACGGCCGCGTGGAGCCGCACGACCCCCACCCCGCCGCACCGGACGCAGAGCCGACGGGCGAAACTCCTCGCGATCACGACGAGTCGCTCCGCGACGAGGGCGTCGATCGGATTTATAACGTGTATCTCCCCCAAGAGCACTTCGCGCTCTTCGAGTCGCACCTCCGCGAGAACGTCTTTCCGAACGTCGAGCGCCGGGTGTCGATCCAAGAGTTCACCGAAGAATTGGGTCGCGCGAACGCGGAGCAGAACCGCGAGCGCGACGTCGACGAGGACGCCGGCATCGCCGCCGCGGCGTACGAGAACGACGTGCCGATCTACTGCCCGGCGATTCAGGACTCGGTGTTGGGAATCCAAGCGTGGGTGTACTCGCAGACCTCCGAGTTCGGGTTGGACGCGTTGGGCGATATGACGCACCTCTCCGATCTCGCCTTCGACGCCGAGAAGGCGGGCGCGATGGTCGTCGGCGGCGGCGTCCCGAAGAACTACGTGCTGCAGACGATGCTGACGATCCCCGGCGCGTACGACTACGCCGTCCAGTTGACGATGGATCCGGATCACACCGGCGGGCTCTCCGGGGCGACGCTCGATGAGGCGCGCTCGTGGGGCAAATTAGAGAAGTCCGCGCGGAACGTCACCGTCGTCGGCGACGCGACCGTCACGCTGCCGCTCGTCGTCGCGGCCGCGCGAGAGCGCGCGGGCGAACCGCCGGAGTAA
- a CDS encoding Nif3-like dinuclear metal center hexameric protein → MQLSTLADRLDDRLDTDTYADVDASPNGLQIGPEEGEIDHIAFAVDAAAATIEDAADAGADALVVHHGLVWGGLDRVTDREYENVSALVENDIALYVSHLPLDGHQELGNAARVADHLGLDEDSREPFGELGPVTIGQRGRLSKPRSVDAVRDRLAGLDTGGREPHVLGFGPDEIRDVAIVTGSGVDWLEEAVDAGADALITGEGKQQVYHEAREAGINVFLAGHYATETFGVEALADLVSEWGVETTVLSHPTGL, encoded by the coding sequence ATGCAACTCTCGACGCTCGCCGACAGACTCGACGATCGACTTGACACCGACACGTACGCCGACGTCGACGCCAGCCCGAACGGCCTGCAGATCGGCCCCGAGGAGGGTGAAATCGACCACATCGCGTTCGCAGTCGACGCCGCGGCGGCGACGATCGAGGACGCCGCTGACGCTGGTGCCGACGCCCTCGTCGTCCATCACGGCCTCGTCTGGGGTGGGTTAGATCGGGTAACCGACCGCGAGTACGAGAACGTCTCCGCGCTCGTCGAGAACGACATCGCGCTCTACGTCTCGCATCTCCCGCTCGACGGGCACCAAGAGTTGGGCAACGCCGCGAGGGTGGCCGACCACCTCGGGCTCGACGAGGACTCCAGAGAGCCGTTCGGCGAGCTGGGACCGGTCACGATCGGACAGCGAGGACGACTCTCGAAGCCCCGGTCTGTCGACGCCGTCCGCGACCGGCTCGCGGGGCTTGACACGGGCGGTCGAGAGCCTCACGTGCTCGGTTTCGGTCCCGACGAGATCCGCGACGTCGCGATCGTCACCGGCTCGGGGGTCGATTGGCTCGAAGAGGCCGTCGACGCCGGCGCGGACGCGTTGATCACCGGCGAAGGAAAGCAGCAGGTCTACCACGAGGCGCGCGAGGCGGGAATCAACGTCTTCCTCGCCGGTCACTACGCGACCGAGACGTTCGGCGTCGAAGCCCTCGCCGACCTCGTTTCGGAGTGGGGGGTCGAGACGACCGTACTGTCGCATCCGACGGGGCTGTGA
- a CDS encoding arginase family protein: MFPGATASRTDAAYVVVGAPLDISTSFRPGTRFGPERIRRFARPFDDYDRRTDLRFSDCSVHDHGDVRAWDDAPEYLAWLAGELRDVVADDAVSLVLGGEHTVTAAGVAAADPDVFVCLDAHLDLRETYDGNPYSHATVTRRVLDGDDRADGVDADVDEAIILGARTGSPEEWERAEGEDVTVVAPEEVADFDLESHLDGRSAYLSVDVDAADPGFAPGTGTPEPFGLDPRTMRDVVRTVAPHAAGFDVVEVNDRDDGQAASLAAKLTREFVFSHAGTAD; this comes from the coding sequence ATGTTCCCAGGGGCGACCGCATCACGGACCGACGCCGCGTACGTCGTCGTGGGCGCGCCGCTGGATATCTCGACTTCGTTTCGACCCGGGACCCGCTTCGGTCCCGAGAGAATCCGGCGGTTCGCCCGGCCGTTCGACGACTACGACCGGCGAACCGACCTGCGTTTTTCCGACTGTTCCGTCCACGATCACGGTGACGTCCGCGCGTGGGACGACGCCCCCGAGTACCTCGCGTGGCTCGCGGGCGAACTCCGAGACGTCGTCGCCGACGACGCCGTCTCGCTCGTCCTCGGCGGCGAACACACCGTGACCGCCGCGGGAGTGGCGGCCGCCGATCCCGACGTGTTCGTCTGTCTCGACGCACACCTCGACCTCCGTGAGACATACGACGGGAACCCGTACAGTCACGCGACCGTGACGCGGCGGGTTCTGGACGGAGACGACCGAGCGGACGGTGTCGACGCCGACGTCGACGAGGCGATCATCCTCGGCGCGCGGACCGGCTCTCCCGAGGAGTGGGAGCGCGCCGAGGGGGAAGACGTGACCGTCGTCGCGCCCGAAGAAGTCGCTGATTTCGACCTCGAATCCCACCTCGACGGTCGCAGCGCGTACCTGAGCGTCGACGTCGACGCCGCCGATCCGGGGTTCGCGCCGGGGACGGGGACCCCGGAACCGTTCGGACTCGATCCGCGAACGATGCGCGACGTCGTCCGGACGGTCGCGCCGCACGCCGCCGGCTTCGACGTCGTGGAGGTCAACGACCGCGACGACGGCCAAGCGGCGTCGCTCGCGGCGAAGCTCACGCGGGAGTTCGTGTTCTCTCACGCCGGCACAGCGGATTGA
- a CDS encoding translation initiation factor IF-5A → MPKEQKQVRELQEGSYVMMDQSPCKINAYSTAKPGKHGSAKARIEGRGVFDGKKRSLSQPVDAKVWVPIIERKQGQVVSVTDNDAQIMDLETYQTFTMRIPEDEDLNPDDEIEYLDYEGQRKII, encoded by the coding sequence ATGCCGAAAGAGCAGAAGCAGGTCCGCGAACTGCAGGAAGGCAGCTACGTGATGATGGATCAGTCGCCCTGTAAAATCAACGCCTACAGCACCGCAAAGCCCGGAAAGCACGGCAGCGCGAAGGCCCGAATTGAGGGCCGCGGCGTCTTCGACGGCAAGAAGCGATCGCTGAGTCAGCCCGTCGACGCGAAGGTGTGGGTCCCGATCATCGAGCGCAAGCAGGGGCAGGTCGTCTCCGTCACCGATAACGACGCCCAGATTATGGACCTCGAGACCTACCAGACGTTCACGATGCGCATCCCCGAGGACGAGGATCTCAACCCCGACGACGAGATCGAATACCTCGACTACGAGGGCCAGCGGAAGATCATCTGA
- a CDS encoding DUF5518 domain-containing protein, with product MTRWRAVAGGFALAACSEALVFAVTGRVTLVGGLAGSALAGYLAGEELADGAWHGLLTAMAWGIVLIPGLVALSVVTDAPLPFPIELILPLLDTAGEATTAILLSASLPNVVAGVLGSLTRRQDGPSENSEEQSVARPTPRPTDGDAEDV from the coding sequence ATGACGCGGTGGCGCGCCGTCGCCGGCGGATTCGCACTCGCGGCCTGTAGCGAGGCACTCGTCTTCGCGGTGACGGGGCGCGTGACGCTCGTGGGCGGTCTGGCCGGGAGCGCGCTCGCGGGCTACCTCGCGGGCGAGGAACTCGCAGACGGCGCGTGGCACGGGCTTCTGACGGCGATGGCGTGGGGGATCGTCCTCATCCCCGGCTTGGTCGCGCTATCGGTCGTCACCGACGCCCCGCTGCCGTTTCCGATCGAGTTAATCTTGCCGCTGCTCGATACCGCCGGCGAAGCCACGACAGCCATTCTCCTGAGCGCGAGCCTCCCGAACGTCGTCGCGGGCGTGCTCGGAAGCCTGACCAGACGGCAGGACGGGCCGAGCGAGAACTCGGAGGAACAATCGGTGGCGCGACCTACCCCCCGTCCGACCGACGGCGACGCCGAGGACGTCTGA
- a CDS encoding ABC1 kinase family protein, which yields MARLVNLRAYWRFFLVVRQFFPLIVAYTRDRRRYVLFGGRRRVGEETRIRRAEVLLDSLLTLGPTFIKLGQLLSTRPDILPKEYIDVLSSLQDDVPPAPWAESKQVLEAELGPVDDAFDDFDREPISGASLGQVYTARYDGEPVAVKVRRPGIEELVEADLRVLRWSIPIIRRFIGEGRAFSLDNLADEFAKTIRQEMDYSREKRILEEIKGNFADNPTVRIPRPIEARSGPRVLTMEYLPGTKINDVDALDEKGIDRTELATTLQRVYLQMIVDDGVFHADPHPGNLAVTDTGEIIFYDFGMSGTVEPFIQEKIIDFYVAVANQDIDAILDTLIEMGTLSPEADRQVMGDVMELAIADARGEDIEQYRVQQIIEQVESTIYEFPLRLPRDLALVLRVATVVEGVCVTLDPDFDFISVATDYLREEGYYEETARQLIEEGGKQVRETSRALFEVPPKLNRALDRVENENLAVNVRLEDENDVLDRLARRIVYGLFAAVGALSTAILYAFEPSSVLPAAVAAVLTLPPLVALYRSFRTRKGIRAKPQFTRQSMRERRDRER from the coding sequence GTGGCTAGGTTGGTGAACCTCCGTGCGTACTGGCGGTTTTTCCTCGTCGTCCGGCAGTTCTTCCCGCTGATCGTCGCCTACACTCGCGACCGTCGACGGTACGTCCTGTTCGGCGGCCGTCGGAGGGTCGGCGAGGAGACGCGGATCCGACGCGCCGAAGTGCTGCTCGATTCGCTCTTGACGCTGGGGCCGACGTTCATCAAGCTCGGACAGCTGCTGTCGACGCGCCCGGACATCCTCCCGAAAGAGTACATCGACGTGTTGTCGAGCCTCCAAGACGACGTTCCGCCCGCGCCGTGGGCCGAATCGAAACAGGTGCTCGAAGCGGAACTCGGCCCCGTCGACGACGCGTTCGACGACTTCGACCGCGAGCCGATCAGCGGCGCGAGTCTCGGGCAGGTGTACACCGCCCGCTACGACGGCGAACCCGTCGCAGTGAAGGTTCGACGACCGGGTATCGAGGAACTCGTCGAGGCCGACCTCCGCGTGCTTCGGTGGTCGATCCCGATCATCCGGCGGTTCATCGGGGAGGGTCGCGCGTTCTCGCTGGACAACCTCGCCGACGAGTTCGCGAAGACGATCCGACAGGAGATGGACTACAGTCGGGAAAAACGGATCCTCGAGGAGATCAAGGGCAACTTCGCCGACAATCCGACGGTCCGGATTCCGCGACCGATTGAGGCGCGGTCGGGACCGCGCGTGCTGACGATGGAGTACCTCCCGGGGACGAAGATCAACGACGTCGACGCGCTCGACGAGAAGGGAATCGACCGGACCGAGCTAGCGACGACGCTCCAGCGGGTCTATTTGCAGATGATCGTCGACGACGGCGTCTTCCACGCTGATCCGCACCCCGGGAACCTCGCGGTCACCGACACCGGCGAGATCATCTTCTACGACTTCGGGATGTCGGGGACGGTCGAGCCGTTCATCCAAGAGAAGATCATCGACTTCTACGTCGCCGTGGCGAACCAAGACATCGACGCGATCCTCGACACGCTCATCGAGATGGGGACGCTGTCGCCGGAGGCCGACCGACAGGTGATGGGCGACGTGATGGAGTTGGCCATCGCCGACGCGCGCGGGGAGGACATCGAACAGTACCGCGTCCAGCAGATCATCGAGCAGGTCGAATCGACGATTTACGAGTTCCCGCTGCGGCTGCCCCGCGACCTCGCCTTAGTCCTGCGAGTCGCGACCGTCGTCGAGGGCGTCTGCGTGACGCTCGACCCCGACTTCGACTTCATCTCGGTCGCGACCGACTACCTCCGAGAGGAGGGCTACTACGAGGAGACCGCCCGACAACTGATCGAAGAGGGCGGGAAACAGGTCCGAGAGACCTCGCGTGCGCTCTTCGAGGTGCCGCCGAAACTGAACCGCGCGCTGGACCGCGTCGAGAACGAGAACCTCGCGGTTAACGTGCGACTCGAAGACGAGAACGACGTGCTCGACCGGCTCGCCCGGCGGATCGTCTACGGGCTCTTCGCCGCGGTCGGCGCGCTCTCGACGGCGATCCTCTACGCGTTCGAGCCGTCGAGCGTGCTCCCGGCGGCCGTCGCGGCGGTGTTGACCCTACCGCCGCTCGTCGCGCTGTATCGGTCGTTCCGGACGAGAAAGGGTATCCGCGCGAAGCCGCAGTTCACGCGGCAGAGTATGCGCGAGCGTCGCGATCGAGAGCGGTAG
- a CDS encoding Hsp20/alpha crystallin family protein, which produces MTALRDALRELPESVFADLLESDDAYRIVLDLPGVTAETAELRVERGRLVVEARREKSVPPEFTYLEEERSLFVDAELPLPPDATGAGASAEVDRGVFTVTLPKRESAPERTIPITTAGDDA; this is translated from the coding sequence ATGACAGCACTGCGGGACGCGCTCCGAGAACTGCCGGAGTCGGTGTTCGCCGATCTGTTGGAGTCCGACGACGCCTACCGGATCGTCCTCGATCTCCCCGGAGTGACGGCCGAGACCGCCGAGTTGCGCGTCGAACGCGGCCGACTCGTCGTTGAGGCGAGACGCGAGAAGTCGGTTCCCCCCGAATTCACCTACCTCGAAGAGGAGCGGTCGCTGTTCGTCGACGCCGAACTGCCGCTGCCGCCGGACGCGACCGGAGCGGGAGCGTCCGCGGAAGTCGACCGCGGCGTCTTCACGGTCACCCTTCCGAAACGCGAGTCTGCCCCGGAGCGAACGATTCCGATCACGACCGCCGGAGACGACGCGTAA
- a CDS encoding molybdopterin molybdotransferase MoeA, with protein MDSADTDETSDGDDTPPERHSAGFKHRTRIDEARRTLLDATTPHERTERLALVPADGRALAESVSSPRAVPDYERSAMDGWAVRARDTFGASDRSPGILRVADEEPRSVPETDVAPDSAVRVHTGSELPAGADAVVMIEHADHVGDDLEVFDAVTEGENVAPAGEDVAEGQQLFEPGHRLRPSDLGLLKSVGIDRVSVYERPTVGVIPTGEELVQENPGPGQVIETNGLTVSRLVDRWGGEPTYRNVVTDDEAALRAAIQRDLTKDIVVTTGGSSVGERDLIPEVVDELGEVLVHGVALKPGHPVALGIVEETPVIMLPGYPVAAIINAVQFLRPLLKHVGHFPEAKSPTTRAKLARKIPSEPGVRTFARVRLSDEGEAGVDADDDGDDSADADADDTTDTETDTDGAAIATPTRASGSGVLSSVALADGWVAVPEGREGYDEGETVTVEHWEWSP; from the coding sequence ATGGATTCTGCGGACACCGACGAGACGTCGGACGGCGACGACACGCCGCCCGAGCGGCACTCGGCCGGGTTCAAACACCGCACCCGGATCGACGAGGCCCGCCGCACGCTGCTCGACGCAACGACGCCACACGAGAGAACCGAACGGCTCGCGCTCGTCCCCGCCGACGGCAGAGCGCTCGCCGAGTCCGTCTCCTCGCCGCGGGCGGTCCCCGACTACGAGCGCTCGGCGATGGACGGCTGGGCAGTCCGGGCCCGCGATACCTTCGGGGCCTCGGACCGCTCGCCGGGAATTCTCCGCGTGGCCGACGAGGAACCCCGGTCGGTCCCGGAGACCGACGTCGCCCCCGACTCGGCCGTTCGCGTCCACACCGGCAGCGAACTCCCGGCGGGCGCGGACGCCGTGGTGATGATCGAGCACGCTGACCACGTCGGCGACGACCTCGAAGTGTTCGACGCCGTCACGGAGGGTGAGAACGTCGCGCCCGCCGGCGAGGACGTCGCCGAGGGGCAGCAGCTGTTCGAGCCGGGACACCGCCTCCGGCCCTCCGATTTGGGCCTGCTGAAATCCGTCGGCATCGACCGCGTGAGCGTCTACGAGCGGCCGACCGTCGGCGTGATCCCGACCGGTGAGGAGTTGGTACAGGAGAATCCCGGCCCCGGCCAAGTCATCGAGACGAACGGGCTCACGGTCTCGCGGTTGGTCGATCGCTGGGGCGGCGAACCCACGTACCGGAACGTCGTCACCGACGACGAGGCCGCGCTGCGGGCGGCGATCCAGCGCGACCTGACGAAGGATATCGTCGTGACGACCGGCGGCTCCTCCGTCGGCGAGCGCGACCTCATCCCGGAGGTCGTCGACGAGTTGGGCGAGGTGCTCGTCCACGGCGTCGCGCTCAAGCCGGGCCACCCGGTCGCGCTCGGAATCGTCGAGGAGACGCCCGTGATTATGCTGCCGGGCTACCCGGTCGCCGCAATCATCAACGCCGTGCAGTTCCTGCGCCCCCTTCTCAAGCACGTCGGCCACTTTCCGGAGGCCAAGTCGCCGACCACGCGAGCGAAGCTCGCGCGCAAGATCCCGAGCGAGCCCGGCGTGCGAACGTTCGCGCGGGTTCGGCTCTCGGACGAGGGCGAAGCGGGAGTCGATGCCGATGACGACGGTGACGACAGTGCTGACGCCGACGCTGACGACACGACCGACACCGAGACCGACACCGACGGCGCGGCCATCGCGACGCCGACGCGTGCGTCGGGCTCCGGCGTCCTCTCTTCGGTCGCGCTGGCGGACGGTTGGGTCGCCGTGCCCGAAGGTAGAGAGGGCTACGACGAGGGCGAGACCGTGACTGTCGAACACTGGGAGTGGTCGCCGTGA
- a CDS encoding molybdopterin biosynthesis protein has protein sequence MSDRREFHDLVDPTVAHETIESLDLDPEPESVPLADARGRVLVERVDADLDVPGFDRATMDGYAVRGRDTFGADEVDPVELDLVGTVHAGVEPDVVVGEGEAAEISTGAVMPDGADAVVMVERTEEVRLGDDAESQDDPGRQGDDPDGPPSAVAVRKAVAPGDNVMLAGSDIAAGARALGPGTRLTARDIGLLSALGIDDVPVRGKPTVGIVSTGDELVRPGEEVHSERGQIYDVNSYTIAAGVEEAGGEAKLYPHAGDDYDEMERLLVEAADECDLVLSSGSTSASAVDVIYKVIEERGDLRLHGVAVKPGKPMLVGEVGNSAYVGLPGYPVSALTIFQTFVAPAIRDAAGLPEPQTATIRGKMALRERYAEGRLRLMPVGLVTDERGETLVYPVDKGSGATTSLVEADGVVAVDPDTEYLGEGEEVEVQLFSPDVRAPTLFAVGEADPALSRLLDRLERPRFLPVGSREGLRRLGGGVPDVAVVAGPVDRDVESVDLGGWTREWGLVVPAGNPEEIEGLDDLVERDLAFVNRNRDAGLRASLDEVVDARGDDAARRDVTESIRGYEVGTKGVESPARAVARGDADAGLGLRATAERLGLGFVSLGTESVRVRANPERIEKPGVKELRTRLAAAADIFASLDGYETD, from the coding sequence GTGAGCGACCGTCGGGAGTTCCACGACCTCGTCGATCCCACGGTCGCCCACGAGACGATCGAATCGCTGGACCTCGACCCCGAGCCCGAATCCGTCCCACTCGCCGACGCCCGCGGCCGCGTCCTCGTCGAGCGCGTCGACGCCGACCTCGACGTCCCGGGATTCGACCGCGCGACGATGGACGGGTACGCCGTCCGCGGCCGCGACACCTTCGGCGCGGACGAGGTCGACCCGGTCGAACTCGACCTCGTCGGGACCGTTCACGCGGGCGTCGAACCCGACGTCGTCGTCGGCGAGGGCGAGGCCGCGGAGATCTCGACCGGCGCGGTGATGCCCGATGGCGCGGACGCCGTGGTGATGGTCGAACGGACCGAAGAAGTCCGCTTGGGCGACGACGCCGAGAGTCAGGACGATCCCGGGCGTCAGGGCGACGACCCCGACGGCCCCCCGTCGGCCGTCGCCGTTCGCAAAGCCGTCGCCCCCGGAGACAACGTGATGCTGGCGGGGTCCGACATCGCCGCCGGTGCCCGCGCGCTCGGCCCCGGAACGCGACTGACGGCGCGCGATATCGGCCTCCTGTCGGCGCTCGGAATCGACGACGTGCCCGTCCGCGGCAAGCCCACGGTCGGCATCGTCTCGACCGGTGACGAGCTCGTCCGTCCGGGCGAGGAAGTCCACAGCGAGCGCGGCCAGATCTACGACGTCAACAGCTACACCATCGCCGCGGGCGTCGAGGAGGCGGGTGGCGAGGCGAAACTGTACCCCCACGCGGGCGACGACTACGACGAGATGGAACGGCTGCTCGTCGAGGCCGCCGACGAGTGCGACCTCGTCCTCTCCTCGGGGTCGACCTCGGCCTCCGCGGTCGACGTCATCTACAAGGTGATCGAAGAGCGCGGCGACCTCCGCTTACACGGCGTCGCGGTCAAGCCCGGCAAGCCGATGCTCGTCGGCGAGGTCGGAAACAGCGCGTACGTCGGCCTCCCCGGCTACCCGGTCTCGGCGCTGACGATCTTCCAGACGTTCGTCGCGCCCGCGATCCGCGACGCCGCCGGACTACCAGAGCCGCAGACCGCCACGATCCGCGGGAAGATGGCCCTCCGTGAACGGTATGCCGAGGGGCGGCTCCGCCTGATGCCCGTCGGTCTCGTGACCGACGAGCGGGGCGAGACGCTCGTCTATCCCGTCGACAAGGGCTCGGGCGCGACCACGTCGCTCGTCGAGGCCGACGGGGTCGTCGCGGTCGATCCCGACACGGAGTACCTCGGCGAGGGCGAAGAGGTCGAGGTCCAACTGTTCTCGCCGGACGTCCGCGCGCCCACGCTGTTCGCCGTCGGTGAGGCGGATCCGGCGCTCTCTCGGCTCCTCGACCGACTCGAACGACCGCGGTTCCTCCCGGTCGGCAGCCGCGAGGGCCTCCGACGCCTCGGCGGTGGTGTCCCCGACGTCGCCGTCGTCGCCGGCCCGGTCGACCGCGACGTCGAGAGCGTCGATCTCGGCGGCTGGACGCGCGAGTGGGGGCTGGTCGTGCCGGCGGGTAACCCCGAAGAAATCGAGGGGCTCGACGACCTCGTCGAACGCGACCTCGCGTTCGTCAACCGCAACCGCGACGCCGGGCTCCGCGCGAGCCTCGACGAGGTCGTCGACGCGCGCGGAGACGACGCTGCCCGACGGGACGTCACCGAGTCGATCCGCGGCTACGAGGTCGGCACGAAAGGCGTCGAGAGCCCCGCCCGAGCGGTCGCGCGAGGCGACGCAGACGCGGGACTGGGCCTCCGCGCGACGGCCGAACGGCTCGGCCTCGGCTTCGTTTCGCTCGGAACCGAGTCGGTTCGGGTCCGCGCGAACCCGGAGCGAATCGAGAAACCCGGCGTCAAAGAGTTGCGGACGCGATTGGCGGCGGCTGCCGACATTTTCGCATCGCTCGACGGCTACGAGACCGACTAG
- a CDS encoding HAD family hydrolase — MPGDADTLEYDFWLFDLDGTLVDAEWSYTREVFDRVGRRLGREFSDREAEVIWHGLGGARDPQLRAWGIDPETFWPAFHDVEDPTARAEATYLHDDAAALVGDLLAADVPIGVVTHCQEFLAEPVVERLDVGDWFDTFVSCTADVGWKPDPAPVYHAIEGLGVDSARPGRGVLAGDGASDIGAAWNAGLDGIHVERHPPERRGRCVLADYRIGSFDELPMTDGCGVATDGGRESSPAE; from the coding sequence ATGCCCGGCGACGCCGACACACTCGAATACGACTTCTGGCTGTTCGATCTCGACGGGACGCTCGTCGACGCCGAGTGGTCCTACACTCGCGAGGTGTTCGATCGCGTCGGCCGCAGGCTGGGTCGGGAGTTCAGCGATCGGGAGGCCGAAGTCATCTGGCACGGCCTCGGCGGCGCGCGGGACCCCCAACTCCGTGCGTGGGGGATCGACCCCGAGACGTTCTGGCCGGCCTTTCACGACGTCGAGGACCCGACCGCACGCGCGGAGGCGACGTACCTCCACGACGACGCCGCGGCGCTCGTGGGCGATCTCCTCGCCGCGGACGTGCCGATCGGCGTCGTGACGCACTGTCAGGAGTTCCTCGCCGAGCCGGTCGTCGAGCGCCTCGACGTCGGCGACTGGTTCGATACGTTCGTCTCCTGTACCGCGGACGTCGGCTGGAAACCCGACCCCGCGCCGGTCTATCACGCGATCGAAGGGCTCGGTGTGGACTCGGCGCGACCCGGTCGGGGCGTCCTCGCCGGTGACGGCGCGAGCGACATCGGGGCGGCGTGGAACGCCGGACTGGACGGAATCCACGTCGAGCGCCACCCGCCGGAGCGCCGCGGGCGGTGCGTCCTCGCGGACTACCGGATCGGCTCGTTCGACGAACTACCGATGACCGACGGTTGCGGCGTCGCAACCGACGGCGGGCGCGAATCCTCGCCCGCCGAGTGA
- the lwrS gene encoding LWR-salt protein: MDAVYVFRVTVRFDPAPGVAVSPKTVETVVEVDADPPGEGEWLFFRDVLWRGNVGDERHARELAASWLSIPVDDVQFAELRLDAAYREALEEAIESTPEAFDGGDPRDVLHRHLGSSIRVVDDGS; encoded by the coding sequence ATGGATGCCGTCTACGTCTTCCGCGTGACCGTCCGGTTCGATCCCGCTCCCGGCGTCGCTGTTTCTCCGAAGACGGTCGAGACGGTCGTCGAAGTCGACGCCGACCCGCCCGGCGAGGGCGAGTGGCTGTTCTTCCGGGACGTCCTCTGGCGCGGGAACGTCGGCGACGAACGCCACGCTCGCGAGCTCGCGGCGTCGTGGCTGTCGATCCCCGTCGACGACGTGCAGTTCGCCGAACTGCGGCTCGATGCGGCCTACCGCGAAGCGCTGGAGGAGGCGATCGAATCGACGCCCGAAGCGTTCGACGGCGGCGACCCGCGCGACGTGCTTCACAGGCATCTCGGCTCGAGTATTCGGGTCGTCGACGACGGGTCGTGA